One region of Peribacillus simplex genomic DNA includes:
- a CDS encoding DUF1885 family protein, with product MTENAYIKLVPESVKATVTIEDVKELLNYYQMITAKTGKQLDWDYEKKAFPYEMKEPERMKDKAIYLQSNEDRYHMILIGVDQEVVRDEDGLERIQSYIQFTLPETATSGDKGKANELCKFLAKKLRAQLHLFNNRVMYYYPRK from the coding sequence ATGACTGAAAATGCCTATATCAAACTTGTTCCCGAGTCCGTGAAAGCGACAGTAACCATCGAAGACGTTAAAGAATTGCTGAATTATTATCAAATGATCACTGCGAAAACCGGAAAGCAACTGGATTGGGACTATGAAAAGAAAGCATTTCCATATGAAATGAAAGAACCTGAAAGAATGAAAGATAAGGCAATATACCTTCAATCCAATGAGGATCGTTACCATATGATATTGATAGGCGTTGACCAAGAAGTCGTTAGGGATGAAGATGGATTAGAGCGGATTCAATCCTATATTCAATTCACACTCCCAGAAACAGCAACTTCCGGTGATAAAGGAAAAGCAAATGAATTGTGCAAGTTCCTTGCAAAGAAATTACGGGCGCAGCTCCATCTCTTCAATAATCGAGTGATGTATTACTATCCAAGGAAATAA
- a CDS encoding aminotransferase class I/II-fold pyridoxal phosphate-dependent enzyme produces MSQNETPLYTALLQHAKKNPVQFHIPGHKKGKGMDADFRDFIGENALSIDLINIAPLDDLHQPKGIIKQAQDLAAEAFGADHTFFSVQGTSGAIMTMVMTVCGPGDKIIVPRNVHKSVMSAIVFSGAVPVFINPEIDKDLGISHGITIDAVEKTLSEHSDAKGLLVINPTYFGISADLQKIVEVAHSYQIPVLVDEAHGVHIHFHEDLPMSAMQAGADMAATSVHKLGGSLTGSSILNVKNGLVSANRVQSILSMLTTTSTSYILLASLDTARRQLATVGREMIDEAMNLAGYIREAVNEIPYLYCVGSEILSSKAAFSYDPTKLIISIKELNITGYDVEKWLREKHNIEVELSDLYNILCLITPGDSKTEADLLIAALRDLSNEFKEMAAEHEKIEVLLPDTPPLALSPREAFYAETEVVPIKESVGKISAEFIMVYPPGIPIFIPGELITEDNINYIRKNIEAGLPVQGPEDPEIKYLRIIKN; encoded by the coding sequence TTGTCACAGAATGAAACACCCTTATACACTGCCTTATTGCAGCACGCAAAAAAAAATCCCGTTCAATTTCATATTCCAGGTCATAAAAAAGGAAAAGGAATGGACGCTGATTTCCGTGATTTTATTGGAGAAAATGCATTATCCATAGATTTAATCAATATAGCACCTCTCGATGATCTCCATCAGCCAAAGGGCATCATTAAACAAGCTCAGGATCTTGCCGCCGAAGCTTTTGGTGCAGATCACACATTCTTTTCCGTTCAAGGAACAAGCGGAGCAATCATGACGATGGTCATGACAGTCTGCGGCCCTGGGGACAAAATCATCGTTCCGAGGAATGTGCATAAATCCGTAATGTCTGCCATTGTATTTTCCGGAGCGGTTCCCGTTTTCATCAATCCTGAAATAGATAAGGACTTGGGCATTTCACACGGAATAACCATCGATGCCGTTGAAAAAACTTTAAGTGAACATAGTGATGCAAAAGGATTGCTTGTAATCAACCCCACCTATTTCGGCATTTCGGCTGATTTGCAAAAAATAGTGGAAGTTGCTCATTCCTACCAAATCCCAGTACTCGTAGATGAAGCACACGGTGTCCATATTCACTTCCATGAGGACTTGCCGATGTCAGCCATGCAAGCCGGAGCAGATATGGCTGCTACGAGTGTTCATAAACTGGGCGGTTCACTAACGGGAAGTTCCATATTAAATGTTAAGAATGGACTGGTTTCTGCAAATCGTGTTCAATCAATACTGAGCATGCTCACTACTACCTCAACCTCCTATATCCTTCTAGCTTCTCTGGATACAGCTAGAAGACAACTTGCGACGGTAGGCAGGGAAATGATCGATGAAGCCATGAATCTTGCAGGATATATCCGTGAGGCCGTGAATGAGATTCCTTATCTATACTGTGTCGGCAGCGAAATCCTAAGCAGTAAGGCAGCCTTTAGTTATGATCCGACTAAACTGATCATTTCCATTAAGGAATTGAATATTACCGGGTACGACGTTGAGAAATGGCTTCGTGAAAAGCATAATATCGAAGTGGAGCTTTCTGACTTGTACAATATCCTTTGCCTTATAACACCGGGGGACTCAAAAACAGAAGCGGACCTGCTGATTGCTGCCCTTAGAGACCTATCGAATGAGTTTAAGGAAATGGCTGCTGAACATGAAAAAATTGAAGTACTGCTTCCTGATACACCGCCACTGGCTTTATCTCCCAGGGAAGCTTTTTATGCAGAAACCGAAGTGGTTCCAATCAAGGAATCCGTCGGCAAAATCAGCGCTGAATTCATCATGGTTTACCCGCCGGGAATCCCGATTTTTATACCCGGAGAACTGATAACCGAAGATAATATCAATTACATCCGGAAGAACATCGAGGCAGGTCTACCAGTTCAAGGTCCAGAGGATCCAGAGATAAAATATTTACGCATCATTAAAAACTGA
- a CDS encoding NAD(P)H-dependent flavin oxidoreductase, with protein MEWNTRVTDLLGIQYPIVQGGLAHLAYADLAASVSNAGGLGQVTAMSLDNPEQLVDEIRKTKSMTDKPFGVNFAIGQHGRPYEHMLEAALKEDIAVVSVTGGNPSPFLDYVKGTQVKKLVLVAARRQAVKAEQLGADAVMVVGQEGGGHLGRDDIGTSVLIPQVVDSVKIPVIASGGFGDGRGLMSALALGADGIEMGTRFIAVKECVHAHELYKNALVSGTENDTVVIKRSIGAPARVIANSWTEKILEIEKENGGYEQLKDYISGKANQRYIHDGVEGEGYAWAGQVMGLIHDVPSTADLISRIIYQAEAIRSKWAD; from the coding sequence TTGGAGTGGAATACGCGTGTGACCGATTTGTTAGGGATTCAATACCCAATCGTACAAGGGGGACTGGCTCATTTAGCATATGCAGACCTGGCTGCTTCAGTTTCGAATGCAGGGGGGCTAGGGCAGGTAACGGCCATGTCCTTGGACAACCCAGAGCAACTGGTAGATGAAATAAGAAAAACGAAATCAATGACGGATAAACCGTTTGGTGTGAACTTTGCAATCGGTCAGCATGGAAGGCCTTATGAACACATGCTTGAAGCAGCCTTGAAAGAGGATATCGCAGTTGTTTCCGTAACAGGCGGTAACCCTTCACCATTTCTTGATTACGTCAAAGGTACTCAGGTGAAAAAACTGGTGCTTGTTGCTGCAAGAAGACAGGCAGTTAAGGCTGAACAGCTTGGTGCAGATGCAGTGATGGTAGTTGGTCAGGAGGGCGGTGGACATTTAGGCCGTGATGATATTGGAACTTCCGTGTTAATTCCTCAAGTTGTGGATTCCGTTAAAATTCCAGTCATCGCCTCGGGTGGTTTTGGCGATGGGCGCGGTTTGATGTCAGCGTTGGCACTTGGTGCCGATGGAATCGAGATGGGAACACGATTCATAGCAGTCAAGGAGTGTGTTCACGCACATGAATTATATAAAAATGCCTTGGTTTCCGGCACAGAAAATGATACCGTTGTCATTAAGCGGTCCATTGGTGCCCCAGCCAGGGTAATTGCAAATAGCTGGACTGAAAAGATCCTTGAAATAGAAAAAGAAAATGGCGGATATGAGCAACTGAAGGATTACATAAGTGGAAAAGCGAACCAGCGTTATATCCATGATGGTGTTGAAGGTGAAGGGTATGCCTGGGCTGGACAAGTGATGGGGCTGATTCATGATGTACCATCGACTGCTGACCTAATCAGCCGGATTATCTACCAAGCGGAAGCAATTCGTTCAAAATGGGCAGACTGA
- a CDS encoding UPF0223 family protein: protein MDYQYPMDLDWSTEEIVDVIKFFEAVEKAYENKIQKEEFMKAYRRFKEIVPGKADEKKYTDEFESVSNYSSYLVIKKAKGIEDGEWIKMKN from the coding sequence ATGGATTATCAATATCCAATGGATCTTGATTGGTCTACTGAAGAAATCGTAGATGTGATCAAATTCTTTGAAGCTGTAGAAAAGGCTTATGAAAATAAAATACAAAAGGAAGAATTTATGAAAGCCTACCGAAGGTTCAAGGAAATAGTCCCAGGTAAGGCGGATGAGAAAAAGTATACGGATGAGTTTGAGTCAGTCAGCAACTATTCATCATATCTTGTAATTAAGAAGGCAAAAGGAATAGAAGACGGAGAATGGATAAAAATGAAAAATTAA
- a CDS encoding GapA-binding peptide SR1P → MGTIVCQTCNSTIEHFEDEKVSVLYTHNHNCQCCDTAASEK, encoded by the coding sequence ATGGGAACTATCGTATGTCAAACTTGCAATAGCACGATTGAACATTTTGAAGATGAAAAAGTAAGTGTACTTTATACACACAATCACAACTGCCAATGCTGTGATACAGCTGCCTCTGAAAAATAA